The proteins below come from a single Nitrosospira sp. Is2 genomic window:
- the ftsH gene encoding ATP-dependent zinc metalloprotease FtsH, translated as MDKKAQINFWYIIIAIFGILLIQDLYSQYTKVEPIPYSRFHELLDQGKIAEIAITQDRIYGTLKEKGANGLKEFVTTRVESDLADQLDKHNVIYTGVVQSTWLRDLLSWIVPMAVFIGIWLFLIRRMNPGGISGGLMAIGKSRAKVFVEKETKVTFDDVAGVDEAKDELKEIVNFLKDTQGYSRLGGRAPKGILLVGPPGSGKTLLARAVAGEAGVPFFSISGSEFVEMFVGVGAARVRDLFEQARQIAPAIIFIDELDSLGRARGAYGLGGHDEKEQTLNQLLAELDGFDPKSGVVLLGATNRPEILDPALLRAGRFDRQVLVDRPDKLGREQILAVHLTKVKLDPDVKPEQIAALTPGFTGADLANLVNEAALLATRRNGSAVTMNDFNNAIERVVAGLEKRNRLLNPVERRVVAFHELGHAMVALALPGTDEVHKISIIPRGVGALGYTIQRPTEDRFLMKKTELDNKMAVLMGGRAAEQVVFNEISTGATDDLVRATDLARAMVLRYGMSSALGNVAYDRERSAYLQPDFPLPQSREYSEETAKAIDNTVRTMVERALERAIAILKTNRSLLDRTAEELLKSETLNPPQIEALKREIRRGEALAA; from the coding sequence ATGGACAAGAAAGCGCAAATCAATTTCTGGTACATCATTATCGCGATATTCGGCATTTTGCTGATACAAGACCTGTATTCTCAATATACCAAGGTCGAACCCATTCCTTACAGCCGCTTTCACGAATTACTGGATCAGGGCAAGATCGCGGAGATCGCCATAACCCAGGATCGCATCTACGGCACGCTGAAGGAGAAGGGCGCCAATGGGCTGAAGGAGTTCGTTACGACGCGCGTTGAATCCGATCTGGCCGATCAACTGGACAAGCACAACGTAATCTACACTGGCGTCGTTCAAAGTACCTGGCTGCGCGACCTGTTGTCCTGGATCGTGCCTATGGCGGTGTTTATAGGAATCTGGCTGTTTCTTATCCGTCGCATGAACCCTGGCGGGATCAGCGGGGGGCTGATGGCGATCGGCAAGAGCCGCGCAAAGGTATTCGTGGAGAAAGAGACGAAAGTTACCTTCGACGACGTGGCCGGTGTCGACGAGGCAAAGGATGAACTCAAGGAAATCGTCAATTTTTTGAAGGATACGCAAGGGTATAGCCGCCTCGGCGGGCGCGCGCCCAAGGGTATCCTGCTGGTTGGACCGCCGGGCTCGGGCAAAACGCTGCTGGCCCGCGCCGTCGCCGGTGAAGCGGGTGTGCCGTTCTTCTCGATTTCCGGCTCGGAATTCGTCGAGATGTTCGTCGGGGTTGGTGCCGCGCGCGTGCGCGACCTGTTCGAGCAGGCTCGTCAAATCGCGCCAGCAATCATTTTCATTGATGAGCTGGATTCGCTGGGGAGAGCCCGGGGCGCCTACGGGTTAGGCGGGCACGACGAGAAGGAGCAAACGCTGAATCAGCTCTTGGCTGAACTCGACGGTTTTGATCCGAAAAGCGGAGTGGTGCTGCTGGGGGCGACGAACCGTCCCGAAATCCTCGATCCGGCGCTGCTTCGCGCCGGCCGGTTCGATCGCCAGGTCCTGGTGGATCGGCCGGACAAGCTGGGCCGCGAGCAGATTCTGGCAGTGCATTTAACGAAGGTAAAACTTGATCCCGATGTAAAGCCGGAACAGATCGCCGCTCTAACGCCTGGCTTCACGGGAGCGGATCTTGCAAATCTGGTCAACGAAGCGGCGCTGCTCGCCACCCGGCGAAACGGCTCGGCAGTGACGATGAATGACTTCAACAACGCCATCGAGCGCGTGGTGGCCGGACTTGAGAAACGCAACCGCCTGCTCAACCCGGTCGAGCGGCGCGTGGTCGCTTTTCACGAATTAGGGCACGCCATGGTCGCGCTTGCCCTGCCAGGAACTGACGAGGTTCATAAGATCTCGATCATTCCTCGCGGAGTCGGCGCGCTCGGCTATACCATCCAGCGACCGACGGAGGACCGGTTCCTGATGAAAAAAACGGAACTCGATAATAAAATGGCTGTGCTGATGGGAGGACGCGCGGCCGAGCAGGTGGTGTTTAACGAGATATCCACCGGCGCGACGGACGATCTGGTGCGTGCTACCGACCTTGCTCGAGCCATGGTGCTGCGCTATGGCATGAGCAGCGCCCTGGGGAACGTGGCCTATGACCGGGAGCGCTCAGCCTACCTGCAACCGGATTTTCCCCTGCCACAGAGCCGCGAATACAGTGAAGAAACGGCGAAAGCCATAGATAACACGGTACGTACAATGGTTGAACGTGCATTGGAGCGCGCCATCGCGATCCTGAAGACGAACCGAAGCTTGCTGGACCGCACGGCGGAAGAACTGCTCAAGAGCGAAACGCTTAACCCCCCCCAGATAGAAGCCCTGAAAAGGGAAATCCGGCGGGGCGAAGCCCTCGCGGCCTGA
- a CDS encoding ceramidase domain-containing protein: MSRRMRSGLWLLGALSIAMLLIAGLAPPVHQPAEYHQFADQREFFGIPNFFNVTSNVGFLLVGVGGMLFVTRSGNARANTVFVEPRERWPYLVLIASVALTGIGSAYYHLAPDNDRLMWDRLPMAVAIMALVAATLAERVSVRAGLQLLPLLVVLGAGSVLHWHWSEKQGAGNLNFYIVVQFYSILVIVLLAKFFPSRYTRGEDIYAVVAWYALAKAGEIADQKIYDLGNLVSGHTVKHLVAAAAAYWILRMLRRRTPQREQGAGQRFGSVTVS; this comes from the coding sequence ATGAGTCGCCGTATGCGCTCCGGGCTGTGGCTGCTGGGAGCACTTTCAATAGCAATGCTTCTTATCGCCGGACTTGCTCCTCCAGTTCACCAGCCGGCGGAATATCACCAGTTCGCCGATCAGCGGGAGTTTTTCGGCATTCCGAATTTCTTCAATGTGACCTCCAACGTTGGGTTTCTGCTGGTGGGGGTGGGGGGTATGCTTTTTGTAACGCGTTCAGGCAATGCCCGTGCAAATACAGTTTTTGTCGAGCCACGTGAGCGCTGGCCATACCTCGTGCTCATTGCGAGCGTGGCGCTGACCGGGATAGGTTCCGCCTATTATCATTTGGCGCCGGACAATGACCGGCTGATGTGGGACCGCCTGCCCATGGCGGTTGCGATTATGGCGCTGGTAGCCGCAACCCTGGCCGAGCGCGTGAGCGTCCGGGCGGGATTGCAGTTGCTGCCTCTGCTGGTCGTTCTCGGTGCGGGAAGCGTGCTGCACTGGCACTGGAGCGAAAAGCAGGGTGCAGGGAATCTGAACTTTTACATCGTGGTGCAATTCTACTCGATTCTGGTGATTGTTCTTCTGGCAAAGTTTTTTCCGTCCCGGTATACCCGTGGAGAAGATATATATGCGGTAGTAGCGTGGTATGCGCTCGCGAAAGCAGGCGAAATTGCGGATCAGAAAATTTATGACCTGGGTAATCTCGTAAGCGGACATACGGTAAAGCATCTGGTCGCGGCTGCCGCGGCATACTGGATATTGCGCATGCTGCGACGACGAACGCCGCAGCGGGAACAGGGAGCCGGGCAGCGTTTTGGATCGGTTACAGTAAGTTAA
- a CDS encoding membrane integrity-associated transporter subunit PqiC, whose product MKFSPGSISICLLAALALAAGCASVGEKTRFYTLSVPSDIREKDPYPGYSATPIFIEVMPVSIPERLARPQLVVSIKGQEGELLVLEQARWSSPFNHELRDALAAAIAGKIGAIKVIRGGRLPGQPVYRIAVELSQFNATIGGRVNARFDWTITSSTQGRSAACYSAISEAAGRDVESLVKGIQDVVATAAGRIAENLGELNGGGAATCGPQKIMDDNAGG is encoded by the coding sequence TTGAAATTCTCGCCCGGTTCAATCTCAATCTGTTTACTGGCTGCGTTGGCCCTGGCCGCCGGTTGTGCCTCGGTAGGGGAAAAAACGAGATTTTATACGTTATCGGTGCCATCTGATATACGGGAGAAGGACCCATATCCAGGATATTCGGCTACGCCGATTTTTATTGAGGTAATGCCGGTCAGCATACCGGAGCGGCTTGCCCGTCCGCAGCTTGTCGTCAGTATCAAGGGTCAGGAAGGTGAACTCCTGGTTCTTGAACAGGCCCGGTGGTCTTCCCCTTTTAATCACGAACTGCGGGATGCTCTTGCCGCGGCCATCGCGGGAAAAATTGGCGCGATAAAAGTGATCCGGGGTGGCCGGCTACCCGGTCAACCGGTCTATCGTATTGCGGTTGAACTTAGCCAATTCAATGCAACGATCGGCGGCAGGGTTAACGCGAGGTTTGACTGGACAATCACGAGTTCGACTCAGGGACGTAGCGCGGCCTGTTATTCGGCGATATCGGAGGCAGCGGGCCGCGATGTCGAAAGCCTGGTCAAAGGTATTCAAGATGTGGTTGCCACTGCCGCGGGAAGAATAGCGGAGAATCTCGGGGAGCTGAATGGCGGTGGAGCGGCAACCTGCGGCCCACAAAAAATAATGGATGATAATGCCGGAGGCTAA
- a CDS encoding paraquat-inducible protein A, with protein MRKPNSLRRTWAFVIAACILYLPANMLPVMITSSFPGEQQHDTIMSGIIYFWVSGSWAVAAVIFIASFVVPLFKLAVMILLLITVQRRIRWQLLQRAKLYRVVEVIGRWSMLDVFVVSLVTGLVQIPGFVEVHPGPGIAAFAAVVILTMLASMSFDPRLLWDAAEQDSGAPA; from the coding sequence ATGAGGAAACCTAACAGCTTGCGTCGAACCTGGGCCTTCGTGATTGCGGCCTGCATACTGTATCTGCCCGCAAACATGCTTCCTGTAATGATTACCTCATCCTTTCCGGGTGAGCAGCAGCACGACACTATCATGAGCGGTATTATCTATTTCTGGGTTTCAGGCTCATGGGCGGTGGCAGCTGTCATTTTTATCGCCAGCTTTGTGGTGCCGCTGTTCAAGCTGGCGGTCATGATATTGCTTTTGATAACGGTGCAACGGCGTATTCGCTGGCAACTTCTGCAGCGGGCAAAGCTTTATCGCGTGGTCGAAGTAATCGGTCGATGGTCAATGCTGGACGTTTTCGTCGTGTCCCTGGTGACCGGCCTCGTACAGATCCCCGGCTTTGTCGAGGTTCACCCCGGTCCCGGAATCGCGGCATTCGCGGCAGTGGTGATACTAACCATGCTTGCTTCAATGAGCTTTGATCCTCGTTTACTGTGGGATGCCGCTGAACAAGATTCCGGGGCACCGGCGTGA
- a CDS encoding intermembrane transport protein PqiB, protein MFSSGEGLEAGKTKVKYKEVEIGLVQSVTLSEDRSYVLVRVQLKKEAKSFTAADSRFWVVRPRVALSGVSELSTLLFGPYIGAEAGVASEKKATFAGLESPPVVTRDASGKQYVLHTADIGSLDIGAPVYYRRIKVGQVIAYHLDDDGKGITVRIFVNTPYDRLVGVNTRFWHASGIEMQLSPAGFSLQTQSLASIVLGGLSFQAPDGGSGPKAAENTAFTLAANHAEALTEKDGEPRMVLLNFKQSVRGLTPGAEISFRGVVLGKVKSVGIEYDSSQKEFVMPVLGEVYPARLSGTVAVDEGKQPAHTPQQRLQSMLDRGLVAQLRTANLLTGHAFIALDFFPKGFPSKVAKKAGPPGADVSAPGTLIELPTIPGGSDEIQAQIAEITRKVSKVPFDQIGDDLQQSLRAFKQTLDRAGQLTAQLNNDVAPEIAGAMKDVRKSLGAVERTLAEDAPWQQDLRETLQELARAAASLRVLTDYLERHPEAIIRGKREDKP, encoded by the coding sequence ATGTTTAGTTCCGGAGAGGGGTTGGAAGCGGGCAAGACCAAGGTTAAGTATAAAGAAGTTGAAATTGGCCTCGTGCAATCCGTCACCCTTAGTGAGGACCGCTCTTATGTTCTGGTGCGGGTGCAGTTAAAAAAAGAAGCCAAGAGCTTTACCGCAGCCGATAGCCGATTCTGGGTTGTTCGCCCCCGGGTGGCGCTATCGGGGGTATCGGAACTGAGCACCCTGCTATTCGGACCGTATATAGGCGCCGAGGCGGGTGTTGCAAGTGAAAAAAAAGCTACGTTTGCGGGACTGGAGTCGCCGCCGGTCGTTACGCGCGACGCCTCCGGCAAACAATATGTCTTGCATACCGCCGATATCGGCTCACTGGATATCGGCGCGCCCGTTTATTACCGCCGCATAAAGGTGGGACAGGTCATTGCGTATCATCTCGATGACGATGGCAAAGGCATTACCGTACGTATATTCGTTAATACCCCTTATGACAGGCTTGTCGGTGTCAATACGCGCTTCTGGCACGCCAGCGGCATTGAAATGCAACTAAGTCCCGCTGGTTTCTCGCTTCAAACCCAATCGCTCGCTTCCATTGTGCTCGGGGGTCTCTCGTTCCAGGCGCCAGACGGAGGCTCTGGTCCTAAAGCCGCGGAAAATACTGCGTTCACCTTGGCGGCAAACCACGCTGAAGCGTTGACAGAAAAAGATGGAGAGCCCAGGATGGTATTGCTCAATTTCAAGCAATCGGTGCGCGGGTTGACGCCTGGCGCGGAGATAAGCTTTCGCGGCGTCGTCCTCGGGAAGGTCAAATCGGTTGGAATCGAATATGACAGCAGCCAAAAAGAATTCGTCATGCCGGTGCTGGGAGAAGTCTATCCTGCACGTCTAAGCGGAACGGTCGCTGTTGATGAGGGAAAGCAGCCAGCCCATACGCCGCAGCAACGTCTGCAATCGATGTTGGACCGTGGTCTGGTCGCGCAACTACGAACGGCTAATCTTCTGACCGGCCACGCGTTTATTGCCCTGGATTTTTTTCCTAAAGGGTTTCCATCGAAGGTTGCAAAAAAAGCAGGGCCGCCCGGTGCGGATGTGAGCGCTCCCGGTACACTTATCGAGTTGCCGACCATCCCTGGTGGTTCCGATGAAATTCAGGCGCAGATTGCGGAAATAACGCGCAAGGTCAGTAAAGTCCCGTTCGATCAAATAGGGGACGACTTGCAGCAATCTTTACGTGCGTTCAAGCAAACGCTGGACAGGGCGGGACAACTGACGGCACAGTTGAATAACGATGTTGCACCAGAAATTGCCGGCGCGATGAAGGACGTGCGTAAATCGCTGGGTGCGGTGGAACGGACCCTGGCGGAAGATGCCCCGTGGCAGCAGGATTTGCGCGAGACTTTACAGGAACTGGCGCGTGCCGCTGCTTCGTTGAGAGTTCTGACAGACTATCTGGAGCGTCATCCGGAAGCGATAATCCGGGGTAAGCGGGAGGACAAGCCTTGA
- a CDS encoding group II truncated hemoglobin, with product MHLIEAYEVMGGETAVRRLVDRFYDLMDEDPDYYGIRKLHPQDLASSRQKLFMFLCGFMGGPSLYTEKFGEPRMRTRHLPFTIGISERDQWLSCMSRAMEDVGLEQEVCKSLGKAFYQTADFMRNQPE from the coding sequence GTGCACCTAATAGAAGCATACGAAGTCATGGGCGGCGAAACCGCAGTGCGGCGTCTGGTGGATCGCTTTTACGATCTGATGGACGAGGACCCGGACTATTACGGCATACGCAAGCTTCACCCGCAGGATCTGGCCAGTTCCCGGCAGAAGCTATTCATGTTCCTATGCGGTTTCATGGGCGGACCATCCCTGTACACGGAGAAATTTGGCGAGCCGCGCATGCGCACGCGCCACCTGCCGTTTACCATTGGTATTTCCGAGCGCGACCAGTGGCTGTCGTGCATGAGCCGTGCCATGGAAGATGTCGGATTGGAACAGGAGGTATGCAAGAGCCTGGGAAAGGCGTTTTACCAGACCGCGGATTTCATGCGCAATCAGCCGGAATAG
- a CDS encoding paraquat-inducible protein A, which translates to MQEIPYLMACEHCDAIHSRPALEPGEIAHCSRCGGELERDMRAHRRRILPLTIATLIMYIVANGFPIMEIELHGRSNQMTLIGSVLSMNAAGMPLIAFLVFATTIAFPLVKLFTLFYLLVCINWLVNPLGFNLLVRMIQLLRPWIMVEILLLGAIVSFVKMTSMATVVPGISLWALGGLALLLASVLSFDPQCMWHMSLLNNDDDKAMPANRTGTGGSIEKAVKDKAS; encoded by the coding sequence ATGCAAGAAATACCGTATTTGATGGCTTGTGAACATTGCGATGCGATTCACAGCCGGCCAGCGTTGGAGCCAGGCGAGATCGCGCATTGCAGTCGGTGCGGCGGCGAGCTGGAACGGGACATGCGGGCCCATCGAAGGCGCATTCTGCCGCTGACTATTGCAACTCTGATCATGTACATTGTCGCAAACGGGTTTCCGATTATGGAGATCGAACTTCATGGTCGTTCCAATCAAATGACGCTCATCGGCTCGGTGTTGTCCATGAATGCTGCAGGGATGCCCCTGATAGCATTTCTGGTGTTCGCAACGACCATTGCGTTCCCCCTCGTTAAACTCTTTACTCTATTCTATCTGCTTGTATGCATAAACTGGCTGGTAAATCCACTAGGGTTCAATTTATTGGTGCGAATGATTCAATTGTTGCGGCCCTGGATAATGGTGGAGATTCTCCTGCTCGGCGCGATCGTTTCATTCGTCAAAATGACGAGCATGGCAACGGTCGTGCCGGGAATCTCGCTGTGGGCATTGGGCGGGCTCGCGTTGCTTCTCGCATCAGTGCTCTCATTCGATCCGCAATGTATGTGGCACATGTCCCTGCTCAACAATGATGACGATAAAGCGATGCCGGCAAACAGAACCGGAACCGGTGGATCAATCGAAAAAGCCGTAAAGGACAAAGCATCGTGA
- a CDS encoding autotransporter assembly complex family protein, with product MFITPYFPRFRSAPISIPVLMPVLLCLTLALTIGTAEAQLFWKKKPAPSITINAPEPVKSLLQTHFQAPAAPLTDEFARAAFERRAHREIRELLATEGYFNPTIAVLPAPPDKPPVLEVIPGPQTLVAVISIEVKGDLAIKEPGRLARIEKLRAAWPLRTGQPFRSLMWDEAKALLLSSITSEEYPAAKIEESRAEVDAASSQARLWVTVNSGPAVRYGPLIIKGLSRYDESLIRGLAPFKTGDPYKRDELLAFQTKLQNMPQFSSAVVHIETDPVVHQAAPVEVVLSEAQTQRVSIGAGYSSNTGARGEINYTNNNLLDDAVRFNSVLRLEQKRQTLAATLDSVPNQAGRWFSLGGTAERTSIQNLDTIREKVGMGRNQLSGNTETRLAINWQREDRDPKGGVHSVNQTLALDGLLRYRSVDNPLFPRDGSVTELRVAGGSKQVLSDQDFVRTYARHQFWYPVGDRHVLFLRGELGYTFAPSRFGIPQEYLFRAGGIQSVRGYPFQSLGVQEGSAVVGGRVLATATIEYNHWVTQNWGAAIFTDIGDAADTWHRLDPVVGYGGGIRWRSPVGPLALDLARGHRDGKLRMHFSIAVAF from the coding sequence ATGTTTATCACCCCCTACTTTCCCCGTTTTCGCTCAGCGCCCATCTCGATACCGGTACTCATGCCGGTATTGCTTTGTCTGACGCTAGCGCTAACGATCGGAACGGCTGAGGCGCAACTGTTCTGGAAAAAGAAACCCGCTCCCTCCATCACTATAAACGCGCCTGAACCGGTCAAAAGTTTGCTGCAGACGCACTTCCAGGCTCCGGCTGCGCCACTTACGGATGAATTCGCGCGTGCCGCTTTCGAGCGGCGGGCTCATCGCGAGATCAGGGAGCTTCTCGCGACCGAAGGCTATTTCAACCCGACGATAGCGGTTCTTCCGGCTCCGCCTGACAAGCCGCCAGTACTTGAGGTCATTCCGGGCCCTCAAACCCTGGTTGCCGTAATCAGTATCGAAGTCAAGGGTGACCTGGCAATCAAAGAACCGGGGCGGCTTGCGCGGATTGAGAAACTGCGCGCTGCCTGGCCGTTGCGAACCGGCCAGCCGTTTCGGTCGCTTATGTGGGACGAAGCCAAAGCGCTACTGTTATCCAGCATCACCAGCGAAGAATATCCCGCAGCAAAGATTGAGGAAAGCAGGGCGGAAGTCGATGCCGCCTCGTCCCAGGCCCGTCTATGGGTCACGGTGAATTCAGGACCGGCGGTTCGCTATGGACCGCTGATCATAAAAGGACTTAGCCGTTATGATGAATCGTTAATAAGAGGCTTGGCGCCGTTTAAGACAGGCGATCCTTATAAGCGGGATGAGTTGCTCGCCTTTCAGACGAAGCTGCAGAATATGCCCCAATTCAGTTCGGCCGTCGTCCATATCGAGACGGACCCGGTCGTGCACCAGGCAGCGCCGGTGGAAGTCGTTTTATCGGAGGCGCAAACGCAGCGCGTTTCCATTGGCGCCGGCTACAGCTCGAATACCGGCGCACGCGGCGAGATCAATTACACCAACAACAACCTTCTGGATGACGCTGTGCGCTTCAACAGCGTCTTGCGCCTGGAGCAGAAGCGCCAGACGCTGGCAGCCACCCTCGACAGTGTGCCCAACCAGGCGGGCCGCTGGTTTTCGTTGGGGGGGACCGCAGAAAGAACGTCCATCCAGAACCTTGACACCATCCGGGAAAAAGTAGGCATGGGCCGTAATCAGCTATCCGGCAATACCGAAACGCGGCTTGCAATAAACTGGCAACGGGAAGACCGCGACCCCAAAGGGGGGGTGCACTCGGTCAATCAAACATTGGCGCTGGATGGGCTGTTGCGCTACCGTTCCGTGGATAATCCCCTCTTTCCGCGCGATGGCAGCGTGACCGAATTGCGGGTGGCGGGCGGCAGCAAACAGGTCCTCTCCGATCAGGACTTTGTGCGTACTTACGCGCGGCATCAGTTCTGGTATCCGGTTGGGGACCGGCATGTCCTGTTCCTGCGGGGAGAGCTCGGCTATACGTTCGCTCCCTCGCGCTTCGGCATACCGCAGGAATACCTGTTCCGGGCTGGCGGCATCCAGTCGGTGAGAGGCTATCCCTTCCAGAGCCTGGGTGTGCAGGAGGGCAGTGCCGTGGTCGGGGGACGCGTCCTTGCCACCGCAACCATCGAATACAACCACTGGGTTACCCAGAACTGGGGTGCTGCCATATTTACCGATATCGGGGATGCGGCCGATACCTGGCATCGGCTGGATCCTGTTGTCGGCTATGGCGGCGGAATTCGCTGGCGCAGCCCGGTAGGCCCGCTCGCGCTGGATCTCGCCCGAGGTCATCGCGACGGCAAACTGCGGATGCACTTTTCCATTGCCGTGGCGTTCTAA
- a CDS encoding DEAD/DEAH box helicase: MSFENLNLHPLILKAINDAGYTTPTPIQEQAIPALLAGQDVMASAQTGTGKTAAFMLPALHRLAEPSRIPGRGPRVLVLTPTRELALQVSEAAAKYGKHLPRVKVISILGGMPYPLQNKLLSQPVDILVATPGRLIDHIQRGRIQFSRLEMLVLDEADRMLDMGFIDDVETIASATPASRQTLLFSATLDGAIDKVAARLLKAPQRIQVATQQAKLDNIEQRLHYVDDMSHKNRLLDHLLRDITMKQAIVFTATKRDADTLADNLSAQGHEAAALHGDMNQRDRTRTLTKLRHGGLRVLVATDVAARGIDVAGITHVINFDLPKFAEDYVHRIGRTGRAGASGIAVSFASVKDGISLKKIERFTGQRIDSHVVPGLEPRFKPRPGAGAGTGAASASRGAPSVAHKRNRTWSNDSGRPAAGSGSWENGRGRSLSDNRDKTRSSTTANTFRNSGVPSPYSRPK, encoded by the coding sequence GTGTCTTTCGAAAATCTCAATCTGCATCCACTCATCCTTAAAGCGATTAACGACGCGGGCTATACGACCCCCACACCCATTCAGGAACAGGCTATCCCGGCGCTTCTCGCTGGTCAAGACGTGATGGCCTCGGCCCAGACCGGCACGGGCAAGACAGCCGCCTTCATGCTCCCGGCGCTGCACCGTCTCGCAGAGCCATCCAGGATACCCGGTCGAGGCCCCCGGGTATTGGTACTCACCCCTACGCGGGAACTTGCGCTTCAGGTGTCGGAAGCGGCGGCAAAGTACGGCAAGCACCTGCCCCGTGTCAAAGTCATAAGCATACTCGGCGGCATGCCTTATCCGCTGCAGAATAAATTGCTTTCGCAGCCGGTCGATATCCTCGTCGCGACGCCGGGCCGTTTGATCGATCATATCCAGCGCGGACGCATCCAGTTTTCGCGCCTCGAAATGCTGGTGCTGGACGAAGCGGATCGCATGCTCGATATGGGCTTCATTGATGACGTGGAAACCATCGCCTCGGCCACGCCCGCAAGCCGGCAGACCCTGCTGTTCTCGGCGACGCTTGACGGCGCGATCGACAAGGTGGCCGCGCGGCTCCTCAAAGCGCCCCAGCGCATCCAGGTGGCAACGCAACAGGCAAAGCTTGATAACATCGAGCAGCGACTGCATTACGTGGACGACATGTCTCATAAAAACCGGCTGCTGGATCACCTCCTGCGCGATATAACCATGAAACAGGCCATCGTTTTTACTGCCACCAAACGCGACGCCGACACGCTGGCTGACAATCTCTCTGCCCAAGGCCATGAAGCCGCCGCGCTGCACGGGGATATGAATCAGCGCGACCGCACTCGTACGCTGACAAAGCTGCGCCACGGCGGGCTGAGAGTGCTGGTGGCAACCGACGTGGCCGCGCGGGGAATTGACGTGGCCGGCATTACTCACGTCATTAATTTCGACTTGCCGAAGTTTGCTGAAGACTATGTTCACCGCATAGGAAGGACCGGCCGGGCCGGCGCTTCTGGAATCGCGGTATCGTTCGCTTCGGTGAAGGATGGCATCAGTCTGAAAAAAATAGAACGCTTTACCGGGCAGCGGATCGATTCGCATGTCGTACCAGGACTGGAGCCGAGATTCAAGCCTCGTCCCGGTGCTGGTGCCGGCACCGGCGCCGCCAGCGCGTCGCGAGGCGCGCCCAGTGTTGCCCATAAACGCAACCGTACCTGGTCAAACGATAGCGGACGACCTGCAGCCGGCAGCGGAAGCTGGGAGAATGGCCGTGGCCGTTCCTTAAGCGATAACCGGGATAAGACGCGTAGCAGCACCACCGCCAATACCTTCAGAAACAGCGGCGTGCCAAGCCCTTATTCCAGGCCCAAGTAA